A stretch of the Pangasianodon hypophthalmus isolate fPanHyp1 chromosome 28, fPanHyp1.pri, whole genome shotgun sequence genome encodes the following:
- the LOC117596325 gene encoding PH and SEC7 domain-containing protein 1-like yields the protein MEKLYYFLPSVLKNWLTTPDSDEEEEVAAGATEEEEVAEQDEVAPAATEQEDAAPAATEQEDAAPGATEQEDAAPGATEQEDAAPGATEQEDAVSGAAEQEEVAPGAMEQEEVGSGTTEQGDAATELPKQEEVERDFHENICGKMQQVKLCVLTNKETRLKGQTLARQLYHQEEFRCPKTIRELSEDLELAEVTVKAYVTYFKFGSMSLNEALRTFLKVLWPEDELEIQHLLITHFSHWYLMCTGQPLGLQTAVYNLSWAMIILNADLNGSHKGRKMTCEEFLANLSSASCDFQYPLKHLKNIYKSIKTKPLKAFRVKTRCRSVGRKETSIPEDSGCKSSFGTDNNPTTTVHKTGNLICKRVTDENGRKTKKCQRAWKPFTAVLKGMVLHLQKDTSDLCEADNKNAIRLHHAMAYPVDYKKRPHVLCLKTAHSRFFYFQAESEVEQTSWVAIINRIAARYSAPPLTSASHSIKTHHPQVLPSFPTTLSLEQQLEYHKDQLQRVSEHIDYYLTLPLWDGTLSLAYMEQEVKRYTTYVRALQELAAEEDAGEGCTNRTTTMYRGIVTFIGYKN from the coding sequence ATGGAGAAGTTGTATTATTTTCTGCCATCAGTGCTTAAAAACTGGCTAACAACGCCAGACagtgatgaagaggaagaagttGCAGCCGGAGCAacagaagaggaagaagttGCCGAGCAGGATGAAGTTGCGCCTGCAGCAACAGAGCAGGAAGATGCTGCGCCTGCAGCAACCGAGCAGGAAGATGCTGCGCCTGGAGCAACCGAGCAGGAAGATGCTGCGCCTGGAGCAACGGAGCAGGAAGATGCTGCGCCTGGAGCAACGGAGCAGGAAGATGCTGTGTCTGGAGCAGCGGAGCAGGAAGAAGTTGCGCCTGGAGCAATGGAGCAGGAAGAAGTTGGATCTGGAACAACGGAGCAGGGAGATGCTGCGACCGAATTACCAAAACAGGAAGAAGTTGAGAGAGACTTCCATGAGAACATCTGTGGTAAAATGCAGCAAGTGAAACTCTGCGTTTTGACGAACAAAGAAACCCGTTTGAAAGGGCAGACCCTTGCCAGGCAGCTCTACCACCAGGAGGAGTTCAGATGTCCGAAGACTATCCGGGAGCTGAGTGAGGATCTGGAATTAGCCGAGGTAACAGTGAAAGCGTACGTGACGTACTTTAAGTTTGGGTCGATGTCTCTGAACGAGGCTCTCCGAACATTCCTCAAAGTGCTTTGGCCAGAGGATGAACTCGAGATTCAGCATCTCCTTATAACACACTTCTCTCATTGGTACCTTATGTGTACTGGACAACCGCTCGGCTTACAGACTGCAGTGTACAACCTGAGTTGGGCCATGATCATACTGAATGCTGATCTTAATGGCAGTCACAAAGGGAGGAAAATGACTTGTGAAGAATTTCTAGCAAACCTCAGTAGTGCGAGTTGCGACTTTCAGTATCCTCTGAAACATTTGAAGAACATCTATAAATCGATCAAAACGAAGCCGCTTAAAGCGTTCAGAGTTAAAACTAGATGTCGGTCTGTGGGCAGAAAGGAAACATCGATACCAGAGGATTCTGGCTGTAAGTCATCATTTGGGACTGACAACAACCCTACCACTACTGTCCACAAAACAGGAAATCTCATCTGCAAAAGAGTTACAGATGAGAACGGGAGAAAAACCAAAAAGTGCCAGAGAGCATGGAAGCCGTTTACTGCAGTTCTAAAAGGCATGGTTCTGCATTTACAAAAAGACACATCTGACTTGTGCGAGGCAGACAACAAGAATGCCATTAGACTGCATCATGCCATGGCATACCCTGTAGATTACAAAAAGAGGCCCCATGTGCTGTGCCTCAAGACCGCACACTCCAGATTCTTCTACTTCCAGGCCGAGAGTGAAGTAGAGCAGACATCATGGGTTGCGATCATTAACCGCATCGCCGCCCGTTACTCTGCTCCTCCACTCACTTCTGCTTCACACAGCATCAAGACACATCACCCTCAGGTCCTACCTTCATTCCCCACCACTCTGTCTCTAGAGCAGCAGCTCGAGTACCACAAGGACCAGTTACAGAGGGTTTCAGAACATATAGATTACTATCTGACATTGCCTCTTTGGGATGGTACTTTATCTTTAGCTTATATGGAGCAGGAGGTGAAGCGCTACACAACGTATGTGAGAGCGTTACAGGAGCTTGCTGCAGAAGAAGATGCGGGAGAAGGTTGCACAAACAGGACAACAACAATGTACAGGGGTATAGTTACTTTTATTGGttacaaaaattaa
- the LOC128317644 gene encoding C-type lectin domain family 4 member C-like isoform X1 has protein sequence MSELDSEYVNYTEKRGEHREIVVEIYDSADTVRGHDHKEETEATRKEKSLQTEHTGETWSRCYKLTTVCVLLLCVLLLTGITVLWIKFNNVSTEKDQLQTRYNNLMENSELHSAISKLGWRVFRSSIYNISTEKKSWNESRKYCRERGADLVIINSREEQEFISNYTGSTEAWIGLTDRETEREFKWVDGKPLTTAFWWDGEPNDYNNEDCAITGYSKAKSNISTWADYPCNHPVVGICEMKIFN, from the exons ATGTCTGAGCTAGATTCTGAGTATGTGAACTAcactgagaaaagaggagagcACAGAGAAATAGTAGTGGAAATCTATGACAGTGCAGACACTGTTAGAGGTCATGACCataaagaagaaacagaagcCACGAGAAAAGAGAAAAGCCTACAGACTGAACACACAG GAGAAACATGGAGCAGATGTTACAAACTgaccacagtgtgtgtgctgctgctgtgtgttctcctaCTGACTGGCATCACGGTGCTGTGGATCAAATTCAATAACGTGAGTACAGAAAAAGACCAGCTACAGACCAGATACAACAACCTGATGGAGAACTCCGAACTGCACAGTGCAATTTCAAAACTTG GATGGAGAGTTTTCAGATCGAGCATTTACAACATTTCTACTGAAAAGAAGAGCTGGAATGAGAGCAGAAAgtactgcagagagagaggagcagacctggtgatcataaacagcagagaggaacag GAGTTCATCAGTAATTATACTGGCAGTACTGAAGCTTGGATTGGtctgactgacagagagacagagcgggAATTTAAATGGGTGGACGGTAAACCACTGACCACTGC GTTCTGGTGGGACGGGGAACCCAATGATTACAACAATGAGGACTGTGCTATAACAGGTTATAGCAAGGCTAAATCTAACATATCGACCTGGGCTGATTATCCCTGTAACCACCCTGTAGTCGGGATTTGtgagatgaaaatatttaactga